In one Arenibacter antarcticus genomic region, the following are encoded:
- a CDS encoding vanadium-dependent haloperoxidase, with translation MRKLIYIVMAIYLHGCSDNSEPIIVSAEELHQSVQKVTDIMIHDIFSPPVASRIFAYPNIAAYEIIALNNDDYISLAGQVTDLTAIPKPSLEAPVNYELSALIAHMELCKRLIFSEKVLVTFRDSLYQNWNKKNPKVFNSSKTYGLEVAEHIAQWMSKDNYNQTRTMQKFTVDTDDTTRWQPTPPGYMDGIEPHWGKIRPFVLDSANQFTPSPPPAFSMEKDSDFYKEVMEVYTISKEITLKGDDSDEVAMAKFWDCNPYVSVTRGHLMFATKKISPGAHWIGITKIACKKTESDFAKTIYAYTKTSIAIADAFISCWDEKYRSNLIRPETVINQYVDENWLPILQTPPFPEYTSGHSVVSGAASIALTQIFGDNFSFDDDTEVPFGLPIRSFGSFRSAAEEAALSRLYGGIHYRSAIELGVKQGVDLGDFVVNKLAMTKTKELASK, from the coding sequence ATGAGAAAGCTTATTTATATTGTTATGGCAATTTACCTCCATGGCTGTAGTGATAATTCAGAACCCATAATAGTAAGCGCCGAGGAGCTACATCAATCCGTACAGAAGGTGACGGACATAATGATACATGATATCTTCTCTCCTCCAGTGGCCAGTAGGATCTTTGCATATCCCAATATTGCTGCATATGAAATTATAGCGCTCAACAACGACGACTACATATCTTTGGCAGGACAGGTTACGGACTTGACTGCCATTCCTAAACCCTCTTTGGAGGCCCCTGTAAATTATGAACTGTCTGCTTTAATAGCCCATATGGAGCTCTGTAAAAGATTAATTTTTTCAGAAAAGGTCTTGGTTACCTTTAGGGACAGTCTGTATCAAAACTGGAACAAAAAAAACCCTAAAGTATTTAATTCTTCTAAAACGTATGGACTTGAAGTAGCAGAGCATATTGCCCAGTGGATGAGCAAAGACAATTACAATCAGACACGAACCATGCAAAAATTTACGGTAGACACGGACGATACCACCCGATGGCAACCAACACCTCCGGGCTATATGGATGGGATTGAGCCACATTGGGGCAAGATAAGGCCCTTTGTCCTTGATTCTGCCAACCAATTCACCCCATCTCCGCCTCCGGCTTTCTCCATGGAAAAGGATTCGGACTTTTACAAGGAAGTAATGGAAGTCTACACCATAAGTAAGGAAATAACTTTAAAAGGTGACGATTCCGACGAAGTTGCCATGGCCAAATTTTGGGACTGCAATCCTTATGTATCGGTTACGAGAGGCCATCTAATGTTTGCGACAAAAAAAATATCTCCAGGGGCACATTGGATCGGTATTACCAAAATTGCCTGTAAAAAAACAGAGTCCGACTTTGCCAAAACTATCTACGCTTATACCAAAACATCCATCGCCATAGCCGATGCCTTTATCAGCTGTTGGGATGAAAAATACCGCAGCAATCTAATCCGTCCCGAAACAGTAATCAATCAATATGTAGATGAGAATTGGCTGCCAATATTGCAAACACCACCATTTCCGGAATATACCAGCGGACATTCAGTCGTTTCAGGAGCTGCATCCATTGCTCTAACTCAAATTTTTGGAGATAATTTTTCTTTTGATGATGATACTGAAGTACCGTTTGGCCTGCCCATTAGAAGTTTTGGTTCCTTCAGGAGTGCGGCGGAAGAAGCTGCCTTAAGCAGGCTGTATGGTGGAATACACTATCGGAGCGCAATAGAACTAGGTGTTAAGCAAGGTGTAGACTTAGGGGATTTTGTAGTAAACAAGCTTGCAATGACCAAAACCAAGGAACTAGCGTCAAAATAA
- a CDS encoding metallophosphoesterase — protein sequence MNKLVVPIILLLLFWSCATTKSKYRIGGDNYDVSTTKEISHTFYLIGDAGLSPINGMNPALKIFRDQLNNAPKNSTAIFLGDNIYPAGLPDPKDSTVAYRQAKSHLDAQLATLSEFKGNPIFIPGNHDWYNDGLKGLERQQKYIQEKLGSKEVFFPEDGCPIEKVEIDDNIVLIAIDTEWYLTNWDRHPTINDECEIKDRETFFEELESLIKKNRDKTTILALHHPMFSYGPHGGQFSMKMNLNPSGGKYPFPILGSLVNLLRKTSGASITDLQNKRYLELKNRLVTLAQYSEKVIFTSGHEHSLQYIVEDNTPQIVSGSGGKEGATRLLNGAKFSTGRIGFAKLEVYTDGSSEVRYFGVDQNYESELLFASEVLPPDRNKNYVLNGEDFPKEVRASVYTKEDIDKSIFFKTIWGERYRKYYGTEVTAPTLKLDTLFGGLKPVRKGGGNQSKSLRLSDSNGKEYVIRAVKKSAEVYLQAMAFKDKYVIGEFKDTYTEAFLMDFYTGALPYGLLTVGTLSDAIELYHTNPRLYFIPKQIALEEFNEEFGDELYFLEEHVGDGHGALESFGYANKIESTLDMLDKIRRDEKYEVDTDRYLRTRLFDMVLGDWDRHDDQWRWGEVANKETGKIIFEAIPRDRDQVYSIWGDGALMNVVTRIVPALKMMEGFNSDIRNVEAFNKNAYGLDMTLLSPTTKADWERQVQFIQENLTPEVIDEAFTFMPKEILDEEILNLKSILLSRIQNLPKIADDYFLALNKFVIIKGTDKDDWFEINNVSKKEIEIKVFRNIGGEKKKLFYQKTFNSAITKEIWVYGLDDTDIFEIRGSENNQIKLRLIGGQNNDIYDISGGDNIWIYDHKAKKNTFNNIARAKLRLTNDYETNTFQPLKTRNSTQQIVPSIGYNPDDGVKLGFNATNTFYGFRQNPFTHRQTYTAAYYFATNGFELGYNGEFAHVFENWNLELAARFTSPNFSVNFYGIGNDTDNFDDTLGMDYNRVRIEQLTFSPSLVWRGQLGAKFKTGLSLESLEVEETENRFINTYYQANGEENRNNFLGVNASYSYENLDNNAFPTMGMSTELLIGYKTSLENAEQHYGYIVPSLAFDYKLVSDGRLVLATKWKAHFNLGEEYEFYQAASIGGVDGLRGYRNQRFSGKTSYYQNTDLRYSLKKLKTGLLPVTMGIYGGFDYGRVWTSGEYSDLWHTSYGGGLFFNGADVLTARLALFTSEEGTRITFGVGFGF from the coding sequence ATGAATAAACTTGTTGTACCGATAATATTACTCCTATTATTTTGGAGCTGTGCTACCACCAAGTCCAAATATCGAATTGGAGGAGACAATTATGACGTTTCTACAACTAAAGAAATATCCCATACCTTTTATTTGATAGGAGACGCAGGTTTATCACCAATAAATGGGATGAACCCTGCCCTAAAAATTTTTAGAGACCAATTGAATAATGCCCCAAAAAACAGTACGGCAATTTTTTTGGGGGATAATATTTACCCTGCAGGACTGCCAGACCCCAAAGATTCTACCGTAGCCTATAGACAGGCAAAAAGCCATTTGGATGCTCAGTTAGCGACCTTGTCCGAATTTAAGGGAAATCCCATTTTTATTCCAGGAAACCACGATTGGTACAACGACGGCTTAAAAGGGTTGGAACGACAACAAAAATACATCCAAGAAAAACTGGGGAGTAAGGAAGTTTTTTTCCCCGAGGATGGTTGCCCTATAGAGAAAGTGGAAATTGATGATAACATTGTACTGATCGCTATTGATACGGAATGGTACCTTACCAATTGGGACAGGCACCCGACCATAAATGATGAATGTGAAATTAAGGATAGAGAAACTTTTTTCGAGGAACTGGAAAGTCTGATCAAAAAAAACAGGGACAAGACCACTATTTTGGCACTCCACCATCCTATGTTTAGTTATGGCCCCCACGGTGGGCAGTTTTCCATGAAAATGAACTTAAATCCCTCAGGGGGAAAATACCCTTTTCCTATTTTGGGCTCGTTGGTTAATCTGTTAAGAAAAACAAGTGGCGCGTCTATTACAGACCTTCAGAATAAAAGGTATTTAGAACTTAAAAACCGATTGGTTACCCTAGCTCAATACTCGGAAAAAGTAATTTTCACTTCTGGCCATGAACATTCCCTTCAATATATTGTTGAGGACAACACACCCCAGATTGTAAGTGGCTCTGGGGGCAAAGAAGGTGCTACCAGATTATTGAACGGCGCTAAATTTTCCACGGGAAGAATAGGTTTTGCCAAATTGGAGGTATACACAGACGGCTCCTCCGAGGTAAGGTATTTTGGGGTTGACCAAAATTATGAATCAGAGCTGCTTTTTGCGTCAGAGGTTTTGCCACCAGATCGAAATAAAAATTATGTGCTTAATGGTGAAGACTTTCCAAAGGAAGTTAGAGCTTCGGTGTATACCAAGGAGGATATTGACAAAAGTATTTTTTTCAAAACCATATGGGGCGAACGGTACAGGAAGTATTACGGTACCGAAGTCACTGCTCCTACGCTTAAGTTAGATACCTTGTTTGGAGGATTAAAACCTGTTAGAAAGGGAGGAGGTAACCAATCCAAATCCCTGCGATTATCAGATAGCAATGGAAAGGAATACGTTATTCGGGCGGTTAAAAAAAGTGCGGAGGTATATCTTCAAGCAATGGCCTTTAAGGATAAATATGTTATAGGGGAGTTTAAGGACACCTATACAGAAGCCTTTTTAATGGATTTTTATACTGGGGCATTACCTTATGGACTTCTTACCGTGGGCACCCTTTCCGATGCAATAGAACTGTACCATACCAATCCTAGATTGTACTTTATTCCAAAGCAAATAGCCTTGGAGGAATTTAATGAGGAATTTGGCGATGAACTTTATTTTCTGGAAGAACATGTAGGGGATGGACACGGAGCACTAGAAAGTTTTGGCTATGCCAATAAAATTGAAAGCACTCTGGACATGCTCGATAAAATTAGACGAGATGAAAAGTATGAGGTAGATACAGATAGATATTTAAGAACACGTTTGTTTGATATGGTCTTAGGTGATTGGGACCGACATGACGATCAATGGCGTTGGGGGGAAGTTGCAAACAAGGAAACTGGGAAGATTATTTTCGAAGCAATTCCTAGGGATCGCGACCAAGTGTATTCTATTTGGGGCGATGGAGCCCTTATGAATGTGGTAACAAGAATAGTTCCAGCCTTAAAAATGATGGAGGGTTTTAATAGTGATATTAGAAACGTTGAAGCCTTTAACAAGAATGCCTATGGCCTAGACATGACCTTGCTGTCTCCAACAACAAAAGCGGATTGGGAGCGTCAAGTGCAATTTATTCAAGAAAACCTTACCCCAGAAGTTATTGACGAAGCGTTTACATTTATGCCCAAAGAAATTTTGGATGAGGAAATATTAAATCTTAAAAGCATTCTTTTATCTCGGATACAAAACCTACCGAAAATTGCCGACGATTATTTTCTGGCACTCAATAAGTTTGTCATCATAAAAGGTACCGATAAGGACGATTGGTTCGAAATTAATAACGTGTCTAAAAAAGAAATAGAAATCAAAGTTTTTCGGAATATAGGAGGTGAAAAGAAAAAGTTGTTTTATCAGAAGACCTTTAATAGTGCGATAACAAAGGAAATATGGGTCTATGGATTGGATGATACCGATATTTTTGAAATTCGGGGCAGTGAAAATAATCAGATTAAACTACGGCTCATTGGCGGGCAAAATAATGATATCTACGATATATCTGGAGGAGATAATATCTGGATTTATGACCACAAGGCCAAAAAAAACACCTTTAATAATATTGCTAGAGCTAAACTTAGGCTTACGAATGATTATGAGACCAATACGTTCCAACCTTTAAAAACAAGGAATAGTACACAACAAATTGTACCGTCCATAGGATATAATCCTGATGATGGGGTTAAGTTGGGCTTTAATGCTACAAATACCTTTTATGGGTTTAGGCAAAACCCTTTTACGCACCGGCAGACCTACACTGCTGCGTATTACTTTGCCACCAATGGATTTGAACTAGGATACAATGGGGAGTTTGCTCATGTTTTTGAAAATTGGAACCTAGAATTGGCCGCCCGTTTTACCAGTCCTAACTTCAGTGTTAATTTTTATGGAATTGGGAACGATACCGATAATTTTGATGACACCTTGGGTATGGATTATAACAGGGTGAGAATTGAACAGCTTACTTTCTCACCTTCTTTGGTATGGAGAGGACAATTGGGGGCGAAATTTAAGACGGGTCTTTCCTTGGAAAGTTTAGAAGTTGAGGAAACGGAGAATAGGTTTATAAATACTTATTATCAAGCCAATGGTGAGGAAAATAGAAACAATTTTTTGGGTGTGAATGCTTCCTATTCTTATGAAAATCTGGACAATAACGCCTTCCCAACTATGGGAATGTCTACAGAGTTACTAATAGGGTATAAAACCAGTTTAGAAAATGCGGAACAACATTATGGCTATATAGTGCCAAGTCTTGCTTTTGATTATAAATTGGTGTCGGACGGTAGGTTGGTCTTGGCTACCAAATGGAAGGCGCATTTTAATCTAGGTGAGGAGTACGAGTTTTATCAGGCTGCAAGTATTGGTGGAGTAGATGGCCTTAGGGGATATAGAAATCAACGATTTTCAGGAAAGACCAGTTATTATCAAAACACGGATCTTAGATACAGTCTTAAAAAATTAAAAACAGGATTATTGCCTGTTACGATGGGTATTTATGGTGGATTTGATTACGGTAGGGTTTGGACTTCTGGGGAATATTCCGATTTGTGGCATACTTCCTATGGTGGAGGTCTTTTCTTTAATGGGGCAGACGTACTTACAGCAAGACTTGCCCTTTTCACCTCGGAGGAAGGAACCCGAATAACTTTTGGGGTAGGTTTTGGGTTTTAA
- a CDS encoding Pycsar system effector family protein, producing MPNIIKDTEEFVAELLSAKLDSQFLYHNLRHTQRVVSRTKEIVDANDLDEKDSEALILAAWLHDTGYTEGYEDHEDKSAAIAIKYLEGKKYDAKGIQSIVNLIKATKHHHIPINLSEKIIRDADAAHLGSQSYMETTELLREELSTLGVAKFSSQDWCIENIKMLSTEHRFYTDYAKKNWQEGKDKNLNKLIKTKTKNKNSTSKERLKVKLKNENPDRGIQTLFRVSMQNHLKLSDIADTKANILLSVNAIIISLLLTNLIPKLDSPKNEFLVYPTAIFVLFSVVSVIMSIMATRPNITTGEFTKEDVKQKKVNLLFFGNFHKMELQEYEWAIKELIKDQDYVYSSLTKDLYFLGLVLDRKYKLLRWTYTIFMIGIVLSVLAFFISFNFYLS from the coding sequence ATGCCAAATATCATTAAAGATACGGAAGAATTTGTTGCCGAATTGTTGTCTGCAAAACTTGATTCACAGTTTTTGTACCACAATCTTCGTCATACCCAAAGGGTAGTAAGCAGAACTAAAGAAATAGTAGATGCCAATGACCTGGATGAAAAAGATAGTGAAGCTCTTATTCTTGCGGCTTGGTTACACGATACTGGATACACTGAAGGATATGAAGATCACGAAGATAAGAGCGCTGCCATTGCCATTAAATATTTAGAGGGAAAAAAATATGACGCAAAGGGAATACAATCAATTGTCAATTTAATAAAAGCCACAAAACATCATCATATTCCTATTAACCTTTCCGAAAAAATCATCAGGGATGCGGACGCTGCACATTTGGGCAGCCAAAGTTATATGGAAACTACAGAACTGTTGCGGGAGGAATTATCCACTTTGGGGGTAGCTAAATTTTCCAGTCAAGATTGGTGTATTGAAAATATAAAAATGTTAAGTACGGAACACAGATTCTATACGGATTATGCAAAAAAGAACTGGCAAGAAGGCAAGGATAAGAATTTAAATAAATTGATCAAGACCAAGACAAAAAATAAAAATAGCACTTCCAAAGAGCGCTTAAAGGTTAAGCTGAAAAATGAAAACCCAGACCGGGGCATCCAGACTTTGTTCCGTGTCTCTATGCAAAACCATTTAAAATTGAGCGATATAGCCGACACCAAAGCCAATATCCTACTTTCCGTAAATGCTATTATCATCTCTCTTTTGCTCACCAACCTGATCCCAAAATTAGACAGTCCCAAAAACGAATTTTTGGTTTACCCCACTGCCATCTTTGTACTCTTTAGTGTTGTTTCGGTGATTATGTCCATTATGGCTACAAGGCCCAATATTACTACTGGAGAATTTACAAAGGAGGATGTAAAGCAAAAAAAAGTAAACCTACTGTTTTTTGGGAACTTTCATAAAATGGAGCTTCAGGAATATGAATGGGCCATTAAGGAACTAATCAAAGATCAAGACTACGTGTATTCTTCCCTGACCAAGGACCTTTATTTTTTAGGTTTGGTATTGGATAGAAAGTACAAATTGTTACGATGGACCTATACCATATTTATGATCGGGATAGTCTTATCGGTATTAGCTTTTTTTATATCCTTTAATTTTTATCTATCGTAG
- a CDS encoding VCBS repeat-containing protein gives MKNYLLSILAIGILALGCNKSEKSLVKAPLYFEPVPESISGLDFTNQLLTKDSLNILEYLYYYNGGGVAIGDINNDGLEDLYFTANQSPDKLYLNLGNLKFKDITLPANIKIDSTWSTGVTMADVNNDGFLDIYVSKVGNYKNLKAHNLLYLNNGDNTFTEVSESVGLNFSGFSTQVVFFDYDRDGDLDMYLMNHSIHSNRSYGKVDKRLEKDALAGDRLYENKLETGTLIFEDVSEAAGIYSSPLGYGLALIATDLNQDGWMDIYVGNDFHENDYIYLNQGDKTFKEVGEQVLDHSSRFTMGVDVGDMYNNGKQDIFSLDMMPNQHNIFLKSGGEDSDKVNKIKEHFGFGTQYARNHFQLNQGNNSFSEIALMTETHASDWSWSVLLEDFDNDGLKDIFITNGIYKRPNDLDYINYLSTTDFSQYDQNQSVDVEQRLIESMPSLKIPNVIFHNKGSFEFNRYSEEAGFAPSYSNGAATADLDNDGDMDLVVNNLNERSVILENKTVNNTANNWIGAQLKGSKEHPVTIGSKVTVYSKGELFFKELITTRGFQSSSSHKLHFGLGTKSTVDSLTITWPDGMHQVVAGPAPGQYHEIKRDSSVAIAGKPPTQEPEFSVKEFPYTHFENSYFDYELEPLMPEKLSEEGPAVVVADFNSDGLDDIFIGGAKYQSATLFIQQPDSTYTTTFMSSFESDKTYEDVDAVAFDLDNDGDLDIYVMSGGNDVPEGDTYLEDRVYLNDGKGNFERLKAALPRTNGGSIAAGDFNKDGFMDLFIGSRSIPGGYGLSPLSLILKNTGSSNFEIVDSGPYGMNTDSQWADLNNDGHLDLIMVGDWMPITVLINNGDSSFTNRTKELGLENTTGMWNTILVTDLDGNGYRDIIAGNAGLNFKWKASQANPVKLYIDDYDGNEQSDPIIFYDFFGHPVPFASKDQLMRQLPMLQKKFLSYSDFSKIKNIEDLTGKKEADILEFKHIMELRSMVYTNSGNGFTASPLPKEAQMSTIEGVYLDEELATPALFYVGNYLGYVNELGKSVANAGGVFTNFKNGKFTTHKNLKLPKGLSVRRLEKTGDNKYLVISNNAQAFTLEWLLP, from the coding sequence ATGAAAAACTATCTTCTATCCATATTGGCTATTGGCATACTTGCCCTTGGCTGTAATAAAAGCGAAAAATCTTTAGTCAAAGCTCCATTGTATTTTGAGCCAGTACCTGAAAGTATCAGTGGATTAGATTTTACAAACCAGTTGCTTACAAAAGATAGCTTAAACATTTTGGAATATCTATATTATTACAATGGAGGTGGCGTAGCTATAGGGGATATTAATAACGATGGCTTGGAAGACCTCTATTTTACGGCCAATCAATCCCCGGACAAACTTTACTTAAACCTCGGAAATCTTAAGTTTAAGGATATCACATTACCTGCAAATATAAAAATAGACTCCACCTGGTCTACTGGGGTAACTATGGCAGATGTAAATAATGATGGTTTTTTAGATATCTATGTATCCAAAGTGGGGAATTATAAGAATCTAAAGGCCCATAATCTGTTATACCTTAACAACGGGGACAACACCTTTACCGAAGTTTCTGAAAGTGTTGGACTTAATTTCTCGGGATTCTCTACCCAAGTGGTCTTCTTTGATTACGATAGGGATGGGGATTTGGACATGTATCTTATGAACCACTCCATTCACAGCAACAGAAGCTATGGCAAGGTGGACAAAAGATTGGAAAAAGACGCGTTAGCAGGAGATCGGTTATATGAGAACAAACTGGAAACTGGCACCCTAATCTTTGAAGATGTTAGTGAAGCTGCCGGTATCTACAGTAGTCCTTTGGGATACGGACTTGCGCTGATTGCAACGGACCTAAACCAAGACGGGTGGATGGATATCTATGTGGGAAACGATTTTCATGAAAATGATTATATCTACCTAAACCAAGGAGACAAGACCTTTAAAGAGGTTGGGGAACAAGTGTTGGATCACAGCAGTAGATTTACAATGGGGGTAGATGTAGGGGATATGTACAACAATGGAAAACAGGATATCTTTTCCCTGGACATGATGCCAAACCAGCACAACATCTTCCTGAAATCTGGGGGCGAGGATTCGGACAAAGTGAACAAGATAAAGGAACACTTTGGATTTGGGACCCAATATGCCCGTAACCATTTTCAATTAAACCAAGGTAATAATTCCTTTTCCGAGATTGCCCTGATGACCGAAACCCATGCCTCGGATTGGAGCTGGTCCGTACTGTTAGAAGACTTTGATAACGACGGGCTAAAGGACATTTTCATTACCAATGGCATCTATAAGCGACCAAATGATCTGGACTATATAAATTACCTCAGCACTACAGATTTCAGTCAATACGATCAGAACCAGTCCGTGGACGTAGAACAAAGGCTGATAGAAAGCATGCCTTCCTTAAAGATTCCCAATGTTATCTTCCATAACAAAGGAAGTTTTGAGTTTAACAGATACTCCGAGGAAGCTGGATTTGCACCTTCTTATTCCAACGGTGCCGCCACAGCGGATCTGGACAATGATGGGGATATGGACCTAGTGGTAAACAACCTTAATGAAAGGTCCGTTATACTGGAAAATAAGACTGTAAACAACACCGCAAATAATTGGATTGGGGCGCAACTGAAAGGTAGTAAGGAACACCCAGTAACTATTGGGTCCAAGGTAACGGTATACTCCAAAGGAGAACTTTTTTTCAAGGAGTTGATTACTACAAGGGGATTTCAATCCTCCTCCTCGCATAAACTCCATTTCGGTTTGGGAACCAAATCTACCGTAGACTCCCTTACCATTACATGGCCCGATGGGATGCACCAAGTGGTGGCTGGCCCTGCACCTGGGCAATATCACGAAATTAAACGGGACAGCTCTGTAGCAATTGCTGGAAAACCACCCACACAAGAGCCTGAATTTAGTGTGAAGGAATTTCCGTATACTCATTTTGAAAATAGTTATTTCGATTATGAACTGGAACCTTTAATGCCCGAAAAGTTATCGGAAGAGGGGCCCGCAGTAGTGGTTGCCGATTTTAATTCTGATGGCCTAGATGATATTTTCATCGGAGGGGCAAAATATCAATCCGCCACTTTATTCATCCAACAACCAGATAGCACCTATACTACCACATTTATGTCCTCCTTTGAGAGCGATAAAACTTATGAAGATGTGGATGCCGTGGCATTTGACTTGGACAATGATGGTGACCTAGACATTTATGTAATGAGCGGTGGAAATGACGTCCCAGAAGGGGACACCTACCTAGAGGACCGCGTGTACCTCAACGATGGTAAAGGAAATTTTGAGCGACTTAAAGCCGCCTTGCCAAGGACAAATGGAGGGAGTATTGCAGCTGGAGATTTTAACAAGGATGGATTTATGGATCTTTTTATTGGTTCCAGATCTATACCCGGAGGTTATGGACTTTCTCCGTTAAGCCTAATCCTAAAAAATACAGGAAGTAGCAATTTTGAAATAGTAGATAGCGGTCCTTATGGAATGAATACCGATAGTCAATGGGCAGACTTGAACAATGACGGGCATTTGGATTTGATCATGGTAGGGGATTGGATGCCCATAACAGTACTCATCAACAACGGGGATTCCAGTTTTACAAATCGGACAAAGGAACTTGGGCTGGAAAACACTACAGGAATGTGGAATACCATCCTGGTTACCGATTTGGACGGGAACGGGTATCGGGATATCATTGCAGGAAATGCAGGCCTCAATTTTAAGTGGAAAGCTTCCCAAGCCAATCCTGTAAAGCTCTATATAGATGATTATGACGGAAATGAACAATCGGACCCAATTATTTTCTATGATTTTTTTGGGCATCCGGTTCCCTTTGCTTCCAAGGATCAACTTATGCGTCAATTGCCTATGCTTCAGAAAAAATTCTTGAGCTATTCCGATTTTTCCAAAATCAAAAACATTGAAGATTTAACTGGAAAAAAAGAAGCGGATATCCTGGAATTTAAACATATAATGGAACTACGATCTATGGTCTATACGAACTCAGGAAATGGTTTCACTGCCTCACCCCTACCTAAAGAAGCCCAAATGAGTACTATTGAAGGCGTATACCTAGATGAAGAACTAGCTACGCCGGCCCTATTTTACGTTGGTAATTATTTAGGTTATGTCAACGAGCTTGGCAAAAGTGTTGCGAACGCTGGCGGGGTATTCACCAATTTTAAGAACGGGAAGTTTACTACCCATAAAAACTTAAAACTACCAAAAGGTCTAAGTGTCAGAAGATTGGAGAAAACAGGCGACAATAAATATTTGGTGATTTCAAATAATGCCCAGGCCTTTACCTTGGAATGGCTTCTACCCTAA
- a CDS encoding solute:sodium symporter family transporter, with product MLGIISFVGFTLLVAIIAYLATRKTDENSSDGYFLGGRSLTAGVIAGSLLLTNLSTEQIVGLNGSAYTDGLSVMAWETLAAIAMVVTAIFLLPRYLKGGLTTIPQFLAKRFDVTTKTITSGLFLTGYVVVLLPVILYSGSVAISGMFDVPGLLGVSDKMALVICIWGIGIIGSIYAVFGGLKAVAVSDSINAIGLLTGGLLIPIFGLMAIGDGNVFTGMENLMTTDAARFDSTGESGQEVPFSTIFTGMMLVQLFYWGTNQQIIQRALAAKNLAEGQKGLLLASFLKILGPLILVLPGMIAYHYFDGSLASSDLAYPELVRAVLPKPLVGFFAAVLFGAILSSFNSVLNSSVTLFGIDIYKQHINPEAQERTVVKYGKIFGVCLALAAMFIAPMIANAGSLFNYLQEINGIYSIPIFTIIVVGYLTKRVPAIAAKIGIFSGSILYIISQFFLKDHFVDKALIAAEEAGITDAAALKLIEAEAYPHYLHIMAILFVLNVGIMLIIGKLYPRKEAFELEYTKQVSIEPYKYVYHVGLTICAIVIGIYIYFAK from the coding sequence ATGTTAGGAATCATTTCTTTTGTTGGCTTTACATTACTTGTAGCCATAATAGCTTATTTAGCAACTAGAAAAACAGACGAAAATTCCTCAGATGGTTATTTTTTGGGAGGCAGAAGCCTTACTGCTGGGGTAATTGCGGGATCTTTGCTTTTAACCAATCTTTCCACGGAACAAATTGTTGGTCTTAACGGTAGTGCTTATACGGATGGATTATCGGTTATGGCCTGGGAAACCTTAGCAGCCATTGCCATGGTAGTTACCGCAATTTTTTTATTACCTAGATATTTAAAAGGGGGACTTACCACTATTCCCCAATTTTTGGCAAAACGTTTCGACGTGACTACCAAGACGATCACCTCTGGGTTATTTTTAACAGGTTATGTGGTCGTATTGTTGCCGGTAATTCTGTATTCTGGTTCAGTGGCTATTAGTGGTATGTTTGATGTGCCTGGACTTTTAGGGGTTTCAGATAAGATGGCTTTGGTGATTTGTATCTGGGGAATTGGAATTATTGGTTCTATTTATGCCGTATTTGGGGGCTTAAAGGCAGTTGCGGTATCGGATAGTATTAATGCGATTGGACTATTAACAGGTGGTCTTTTGATTCCTATTTTTGGTTTGATGGCAATAGGGGATGGTAATGTGTTTACCGGTATGGAAAATTTGATGACTACTGATGCTGCTAGATTCGATTCTACTGGGGAGTCTGGTCAGGAGGTTCCATTTTCCACCATTTTTACTGGGATGATGCTGGTACAACTTTTTTATTGGGGAACCAACCAACAGATCATTCAAAGGGCATTGGCCGCTAAAAATTTGGCGGAGGGTCAGAAGGGGTTGTTATTGGCGTCTTTTCTAAAGATTTTAGGTCCTTTAATTTTGGTGCTTCCAGGAATGATCGCCTATCATTATTTTGATGGTAGTTTGGCTTCCAGTGATCTTGCATATCCCGAATTGGTAAGGGCAGTACTACCAAAACCTTTGGTCGGTTTTTTTGCTGCAGTACTTTTCGGGGCAATATTAAGTTCGTTCAACAGTGTGCTTAACAGCTCGGTAACTTTGTTTGGAATAGATATCTACAAGCAGCACATTAATCCGGAGGCCCAAGAAAGGACTGTTGTTAAGTACGGGAAAATATTTGGAGTCTGTTTGGCCCTAGCGGCCATGTTTATCGCTCCAATGATTGCAAATGCGGGAAGTTTGTTTAATTACCTGCAGGAAATAAACGGAATCTATAGTATTCCAATATTCACGATTATTGTAGTGGGTTATCTAACAAAAAGGGTGCCTGCAATTGCGGCCAAAATAGGAATCTTTTCTGGCTCCATACTGTATATTATCAGTCAATTTTTTCTGAAAGATCATTTTGTGGATAAAGCGTTGATTGCAGCAGAAGAAGCTGGCATTACCGACGCTGCCGCATTAAAATTAATAGAAGCGGAGGCTTACCCCCATTACCTGCATATTATGGCAATTTTATTTGTGCTAAACGTGGGAATTATGTTGATTATTGGAAAGCTATACCCTAGAAAAGAAGCTTTTGAACTTGAATACACCAAGCAGGTTTCTATAGAACCTTATAAATATGTGTATCATGTAGGGCTTACTATATGTGCAATCGTTATTGGGATCTATATCTATTTTGCAAAATAA